Proteins found in one Subtercola endophyticus genomic segment:
- a CDS encoding Gfo/Idh/MocA family protein, whose product MIRIGMVGLGKMGLSHYSMVNAHPDVEVVAVCDSSAYLLGLLNRYTGVETFNDMSKMLAQSKLDAVIISTPSVLHAQMVKTALDAGVNVFCEKPFSLDPSTSRDLTELARSKKLVTQVGYHYRFVGAFKEVKRLLDSGAIGKVSHILAEAYGPVVLKPKGSTWRSKKSEGGGSLYDYAAHPIDLVNWYLGVPSEVRGTILGQVFSKETDDEVFSTMVWPDQTTAQLSVSWSDPSQRKMSTKITVFGSNGRITADRQECQTFLTDATAAPEGYIEGWNVRYTTDLTDEVYFYVRGEEYSAQLDAFVKRIEGGEVEGQNSFGSATGADEVLAMMVADANRDYTGIAAGSAPQADRGLFRRRTRS is encoded by the coding sequence ATGATCAGAATCGGAATGGTCGGGCTCGGCAAGATGGGTTTGTCGCATTACTCGATGGTGAATGCACACCCCGACGTCGAAGTGGTCGCGGTGTGCGACTCTTCCGCTTACCTACTCGGCCTGCTCAATCGCTACACCGGGGTCGAAACCTTCAATGACATGAGCAAGATGCTGGCCCAATCGAAGCTCGACGCCGTCATCATCTCGACGCCCTCTGTGCTGCACGCGCAAATGGTCAAAACCGCTCTGGATGCCGGGGTGAATGTCTTCTGCGAAAAACCCTTCAGCCTCGACCCGAGCACGTCGCGAGACCTCACCGAGCTCGCTCGTTCGAAGAAACTTGTTACCCAGGTGGGGTACCACTACCGATTCGTCGGGGCCTTCAAGGAGGTGAAACGCCTCCTCGACAGCGGCGCGATCGGTAAAGTCAGCCACATTCTCGCTGAGGCATACGGCCCCGTCGTCTTGAAGCCGAAGGGTTCGACCTGGCGGAGCAAGAAATCCGAGGGTGGCGGAAGTCTCTACGACTACGCCGCGCATCCCATCGATCTCGTGAACTGGTATCTCGGAGTGCCGTCAGAGGTACGTGGAACGATTCTCGGTCAAGTGTTCTCGAAAGAGACGGATGACGAAGTTTTCAGCACCATGGTGTGGCCCGATCAAACCACAGCACAGCTCTCTGTAAGTTGGTCCGACCCGTCACAGCGCAAAATGTCCACAAAGATCACTGTGTTCGGCAGCAATGGACGCATCACAGCGGATCGTCAGGAGTGCCAGACCTTCCTTACCGACGCGACAGCGGCGCCAGAGGGCTACATCGAGGGCTGGAACGTGCGATACACCACAGACCTGACCGACGAGGTCTACTTCTACGTCAGAGGTGAGGAATACAGCGCTCAGCTCGACGCGTTCGTCAAACGTATCGAAGGCGGAGAGGTCGAGGGCCAGAACAGTTTTGGCAGCGCGACGGGCGCCGACGAGGTATTGGCCATGATGGTCGCCGACGCCAACCGCGACTACACCGGCATCGCGGCCGGCTCCGCGCCACAAGCCGATCGCGGTCTTTTTCGGCGTCGCACCAGAAGCTAA
- a CDS encoding O-antigen ligase family protein — MTIVAYILMPYVAQTLITGDHGWHPASWLVLVWFGVTLLTRPQSIAAEIGRRPLIYLIVLVAVGGAFLVNAVSGRSGGISLMVDTMLAPALFFVQLGMFFAGNSKGLLSVRNVLLTMAVVEVVISAAGWINGAPLFWVEQYSTKYWFASFGGLRALGTMDDPLTLALFLSMCIPLIASVRKGLPQLALLVVMMTGILLSQSRTGLLIGSISVVYLLVRKGASLPIRMAIAVGSLIVVFAFFFGGLGNDVLSRLADDNGSSNARNFAWDLFSTIWRDYIFWGSGSGASYDVGSAGGLATSFESAILMYSIDFGILIAVLYFGVIAVVALRGLGRGHLPGAGLAALVGVITVQTFSSVGSPTAAGMLLWTVAALAAAKYVMPTDGPPEMILPAEPLELPVQNQTRLPQRTMSRTSALGLDRPIT; from the coding sequence TTGACGATCGTCGCCTACATTTTGATGCCCTATGTGGCTCAGACGTTGATCACCGGGGACCACGGCTGGCATCCGGCGTCATGGTTGGTTCTGGTCTGGTTCGGGGTTACTCTCCTGACCCGGCCCCAATCGATCGCGGCTGAGATCGGCCGCAGACCTCTGATCTACCTGATCGTGCTCGTCGCGGTCGGGGGAGCATTCCTCGTCAATGCCGTGTCAGGCCGCAGCGGCGGAATCTCGCTCATGGTCGACACCATGCTGGCTCCGGCTCTCTTTTTCGTGCAGCTAGGCATGTTCTTCGCTGGCAATTCGAAAGGCTTGCTTTCAGTTCGTAACGTGCTTCTCACCATGGCGGTGGTTGAGGTCGTCATCTCTGCAGCGGGTTGGATCAATGGGGCTCCGTTGTTCTGGGTCGAACAGTATTCGACGAAATATTGGTTCGCGTCATTCGGTGGTCTACGCGCCCTCGGCACCATGGACGATCCGCTCACGCTCGCATTATTCCTCTCTATGTGTATACCGCTCATCGCATCCGTGCGAAAAGGCTTGCCGCAGCTCGCGCTCCTAGTGGTAATGATGACCGGTATCCTCCTCTCTCAGAGTCGAACAGGCCTCTTGATCGGTTCCATCTCCGTCGTCTATCTTCTTGTTCGTAAGGGTGCATCGCTTCCGATCCGGATGGCAATCGCTGTCGGGTCTCTGATCGTCGTCTTTGCCTTCTTCTTCGGCGGTCTGGGCAACGACGTTCTGAGCAGACTGGCAGACGACAATGGGTCGTCCAACGCTCGAAACTTCGCTTGGGATTTGTTCTCGACGATCTGGCGCGACTACATCTTCTGGGGGAGCGGATCGGGGGCCTCATACGATGTCGGAAGCGCCGGCGGTTTGGCTACCAGCTTCGAGAGCGCGATCCTCATGTATTCCATCGACTTCGGAATCCTCATCGCGGTTCTCTATTTCGGCGTGATAGCGGTGGTCGCTCTCAGAGGGCTTGGTCGGGGGCATCTGCCGGGTGCCGGTCTTGCCGCCTTGGTCGGTGTCATCACCGTTCAGACATTCAGTTCCGTGGGTAGTCCGACCGCGGCAGGCATGCTGCTCTGGACGGTAGCCGCGCTCGCCGCTGCCAAATACGTGATGCCCACAGATGGGCCTCCCGAGATGATTCTCCCTGCGGAACCTCTTGAGCTTCCGGTGCAGAATCAGACGAGGCTGCCTCAGCGAACGATGTCGCGTACCAGCGCACTTGGCCTGGATCGCCCGATTACGTAA
- a CDS encoding DUF1972 domain-containing protein: MLTFDCYHPERPSKRPQMRVEFHSMRRSADKTVRILGSHGVPANYGGFETAAENVAKFLVGRGWRVVVYCQSEGTGPIVNDTWQGIERVTIPIDTDGWLGTSRFDFISIKHAMRFRDINLTLGYNTGVFNIWQRLRGVPNVINMDGIEWSRARWGFVKQAILYVNERFSALYGDHLIADHPLIEKYLWTRAPKRKVSTITYGAHEIVDPSAEIVRGYGLEPGRYVTMIARPIPENNILELVRAFSAKPRGVKLAVLGNFKRDEDPYHGEVLDAASKEVVFLGAIFEPDNVQALRYFARAYLHGHTVGGTNPSLVEALAAGNPVIAHDNGYNRWVAGDAALYFSSEADIETHLSTILSNAQTATDMSSAAKERFEAEFTWERIGSQYEALLARYLKHQS; encoded by the coding sequence TTGTTGACATTCGACTGCTACCATCCTGAACGCCCCTCAAAACGCCCGCAAATGAGAGTCGAGTTCCATTCGATGAGAAGGTCTGCAGACAAGACTGTTCGTATCCTGGGATCGCACGGTGTGCCGGCAAACTATGGCGGCTTCGAAACGGCGGCCGAAAACGTCGCCAAGTTTCTCGTCGGGCGAGGCTGGCGTGTCGTCGTCTACTGCCAGTCCGAAGGCACTGGCCCCATCGTCAACGACACGTGGCAGGGTATCGAGAGGGTGACCATTCCGATCGATACCGATGGGTGGCTCGGAACGTCCAGATTTGACTTCATTTCTATTAAGCATGCGATGCGTTTTCGCGACATCAACCTCACTCTCGGTTACAACACGGGGGTCTTCAACATCTGGCAGCGCTTACGCGGAGTACCGAACGTCATCAACATGGACGGCATCGAGTGGTCGAGAGCGCGCTGGGGATTCGTCAAGCAGGCGATCTTGTATGTAAACGAGCGGTTTTCCGCTTTGTACGGCGATCACCTCATCGCCGACCACCCGCTGATCGAAAAGTACTTGTGGACAAGGGCGCCCAAGCGAAAAGTCAGCACCATCACCTACGGCGCCCATGAAATTGTCGACCCGAGCGCCGAAATCGTTCGCGGTTACGGACTGGAGCCGGGCCGCTACGTGACGATGATCGCACGGCCGATTCCCGAGAACAATATTCTCGAGCTCGTCAGAGCTTTCTCAGCGAAACCGCGAGGTGTGAAGCTGGCCGTGCTCGGAAACTTCAAGCGCGATGAAGATCCTTACCATGGTGAGGTTCTCGACGCCGCGAGCAAAGAAGTCGTTTTTCTCGGCGCCATCTTCGAGCCCGACAATGTTCAAGCACTGCGGTACTTCGCACGCGCCTACTTGCACGGACACACCGTCGGCGGCACGAACCCCTCGCTCGTCGAAGCGCTAGCCGCCGGCAACCCCGTCATCGCTCATGACAATGGTTACAACAGATGGGTGGCCGGTGACGCCGCACTCTACTTCAGCTCAGAAGCCGATATCGAGACGCACCTCAGCACCATCTTGTCGAACGCGCAAACGGCGACCGACATGAGCTCGGCGGCGAAGGAGCGGTTCGAGGCAGAGTTCACCTGGGAACGGATCGGCAGTCAGTACGAGGCCCTGCTCGCGCGTTATCTAAAACACCAGTCCTGA